From the Thermovirga lienii DSM 17291 genome, one window contains:
- a CDS encoding NAD(P)-dependent nickel-iron dehydrogenase catalytic subunit (PFAM: Nickel-dependent hydrogenase~COGs: COG3259 Coenzyme F420-reducing hydrogenase alpha subunit~InterPro IPR001501: IPR018194~KEGG: aco:Amico_1553 nickel-dependent hydrogenase large subunit~PFAM: nickel-dependent hydrogenase large subunit~SPTR: Nickel-dependent hydrogenase large subunit) has protein sequence MGTVRKIEVNPITRIEGHGKITVHLDENGNVTTARFHVTQFRGFEAFTKGRDFREMPEITPRICGICPVSHHLASAKACDAILGVQITPTAHKLRELLHMGQFVQSHALSFFHLSSPDLLFGFDADPAIRNVAGVAAKFPEIATKGIMLRKFGQEIIKTLGGKKVHPWHSIPGGVNRSLKESERDFYLKEIPVMKGYVKDALSLVKGYLEEHKEEVSNFAPMKTSYMGLVADGFLELYDGDIRLKGARGRIIDEFPDWAYAEYIGEHVEPWSYLKFPFYRPLGYPNGSYRVGPLGRLNVCDDISTPEASEELSLYRQAGEEGMVHDVLYYHYARLIEALYGVERIEELLQDPDITGSDLRITSNELYPEGIGVIEAPRGTLIHHYKVDESGAITDVNLIVATGHNNFAMNKGVEAIAKAHIKGDNVPEGVMNRMEHLIRCYDPCLSCSTHAVGKMPLELSIVDDNGDVLRKVYKG, from the coding sequence ATGGGTACGGTTCGTAAAATAGAAGTTAATCCCATTACGAGGATAGAAGGGCACGGAAAGATTACGGTACATCTTGATGAGAATGGAAACGTCACAACGGCCCGGTTTCATGTAACACAGTTCCGAGGCTTCGAAGCCTTTACTAAGGGGCGAGATTTCAGGGAGATGCCAGAGATTACTCCTAGGATATGCGGCATATGCCCGGTCAGCCATCACTTGGCTTCAGCGAAGGCTTGCGATGCAATTTTGGGTGTGCAGATTACTCCGACGGCTCACAAGCTGAGGGAACTACTTCACATGGGGCAGTTTGTGCAGTCCCATGCGCTGAGCTTCTTCCATCTTTCGAGTCCCGATCTTCTCTTTGGTTTCGATGCAGACCCAGCCATAAGGAACGTTGCAGGCGTGGCAGCGAAGTTTCCTGAGATAGCCACTAAAGGCATTATGCTCAGGAAGTTTGGCCAGGAGATAATAAAGACCTTGGGAGGTAAGAAGGTTCATCCCTGGCACAGCATTCCAGGTGGAGTCAACAGGAGCCTAAAGGAGAGCGAAAGGGACTTCTACCTCAAAGAGATCCCTGTTATGAAAGGATACGTGAAGGATGCCTTGAGCTTGGTCAAGGGTTACCTTGAGGAACACAAGGAAGAGGTATCCAATTTTGCGCCCATGAAAACCTCCTACATGGGACTGGTTGCCGATGGATTCCTTGAACTTTACGATGGAGATATAAGGCTCAAGGGAGCAAGAGGAAGAATAATCGATGAATTTCCCGATTGGGCGTACGCAGAATACATCGGAGAACACGTGGAGCCGTGGAGCTACCTTAAGTTCCCCTTCTACCGTCCATTGGGGTACCCCAACGGAAGCTACAGGGTAGGTCCTCTAGGTAGGCTCAACGTGTGCGATGACATCTCAACTCCTGAGGCCTCTGAAGAGCTTAGCCTCTATAGGCAGGCTGGAGAAGAAGGCATGGTTCACGATGTCCTCTACTATCACTACGCCAGGCTGATCGAGGCGCTTTACGGCGTAGAGCGCATTGAGGAACTGCTGCAAGATCCGGATATAACCGGAAGCGACCTAAGGATAACGTCCAATGAGCTCTACCCTGAAGGTATTGGCGTCATAGAGGCTCCCAGAGGAACGTTGATCCATCACTACAAGGTGGACGAGAGCGGAGCCATAACAGATGTCAACCTAATAGTAGCCACAGGACACAACAATTTTGCAATGAACAAGGGAGTAGAGGCCATTGCAAAGGCACACATAAAGGGAGACAACGTTCCAGAGGGTGTAATGAACAGGATGGAGCACTTGATCAGGTGTTATGATCCTTGTCTCTCTTGCTCCACTCATGCGGTGGGCAAGATGCCTTTGGAGCTTTCAATAGTGGATGATAATGGAGATGTTCTCCGCAAGGTTTACAAGGGTTAA
- a CDS encoding hydrogenase maturation protease (TIGRFAM: hydrogenase maturation protease~COGs: COG0680 Ni Fe-hydrogenase maturation factor~InterPro IPR000671~KEGG: aco:Amico_1552 Ni,Fe-hydrogenase maturation factor~SPTR: Ni,Fe-hydrogenase maturation factor;~TIGRFAM: hydrogenase maturation protease): MKVFVLGYGNVSRQDDGAGHLLAGLVARIIKSSGAEVRLWRGHQLVPEVLLEVQGYQMLFFCDASLKSYPEGFLFEKVIPKDMKAEGLNMHTFGPANVLSLAEQLVGQAPEGWLISVTGESFDFSYRITPECKARIKKAARVFRTFWNNLSCGL, translated from the coding sequence ATGAAGGTTTTCGTCCTGGGATACGGAAACGTCTCCAGGCAGGATGATGGAGCGGGCCACTTGCTTGCAGGGCTTGTGGCCCGCATCATCAAAAGCAGTGGAGCGGAAGTAAGGTTGTGGAGAGGACATCAATTGGTCCCTGAGGTGCTTCTAGAGGTTCAAGGGTACCAGATGTTGTTTTTTTGTGATGCATCTTTGAAGTCCTATCCCGAAGGGTTCCTTTTCGAGAAGGTAATCCCTAAGGACATGAAAGCTGAGGGGCTGAACATGCACACTTTTGGCCCAGCTAATGTGCTCTCCTTGGCTGAACAGTTGGTCGGCCAGGCCCCCGAGGGATGGTTGATATCCGTTACAGGGGAATCCTTTGATTTTTCCTATCGAATTACCCCAGAATGCAAGGCTAGGATAAAAAAAGCTGCAAGGGTCTTCCGAACCTTTTGGAACAATCTTTCCTGCGGTCTGTAA
- a CDS encoding hypothetical protein (KEGG: tai:Taci_0577 hypothetical protein~SPTR: Putative uncharacterized protein) codes for MSRAFVRDDEDAERIKELIDREKKLMDWLKIQEKKLSLLESGEKAGEIDKTKRKEWLQKIKKDIEDTTEQIEKLRKEIRELQKE; via the coding sequence ATGAGCAGAGCGTTTGTAAGAGACGATGAAGATGCAGAAAGAATCAAGGAACTGATCGATAGAGAGAAGAAGTTAATGGATTGGCTAAAAATACAGGAAAAGAAGCTTTCCCTCCTTGAGAGTGGGGAAAAAGCTGGTGAGATCGACAAAACTAAGAGAAAAGAATGGCTGCAGAAGATCAAAAAGGATATAGAGGATACCACGGAGCAGATCGAGAAACTTCGCAAGGAGATAAGGGAGCTCCAAAAAGAGTAA
- a CDS encoding Hydrogen dehydrogenase (PFAM: NADH ubiquinone oxidoreductase, 20 Kd subunit~COGs: COG1941 Coenzyme F420-reducing hydrogenase gamma subunit~InterPro IPR006137~KEGG: aco:Amico_1554 NADH ubiquinone oxidoreductase 20 kDa subunit~PFAM: NADH ubiquinone oxidoreductase 20 kDa subunit~PRIAM: Hydrogen dehydrogenase~SPTR: Hydrogen dehydrogenase), with amino-acid sequence MAKAKLATVWLEACAGCHMSFLDVDERIVSLLEKVDIMYSPVVDSKEIPKVDVGVISGALGNDEEVHLAKKMREQCDILVAWGDCAVFGGINTMRNFMPTKEVLEKAYIDTVSTVNPKGVIPGEDIPELLPKAIPIDQVVKVDVYVPGCPPDADTILWVFQELLEGRIPKVPADMMRYD; translated from the coding sequence ATGGCCAAGGCTAAGCTTGCTACCGTTTGGTTGGAGGCCTGTGCGGGCTGCCACATGTCCTTTCTCGATGTCGACGAGAGAATCGTGAGTTTGTTGGAGAAGGTAGATATAATGTATTCTCCTGTAGTGGATTCCAAGGAGATACCTAAAGTAGATGTGGGTGTCATCTCCGGAGCTCTGGGAAACGACGAGGAAGTCCACTTGGCAAAGAAGATGCGGGAACAGTGTGATATATTGGTGGCATGGGGAGACTGCGCTGTCTTTGGAGGCATCAACACCATGCGTAACTTCATGCCCACTAAGGAAGTCCTTGAAAAAGCGTACATAGATACGGTTAGCACCGTTAATCCCAAAGGAGTGATCCCGGGAGAGGACATTCCTGAACTGCTGCCCAAGGCCATTCCTATTGACCAAGTGGTAAAGGTGGACGTTTATGTCCCAGGATGCCCGCCCGATGCGGATACCATACTGTGGGTTTTCCAGGAGTTGCTTGAGGGTAGGATTCCTAAAGTGCCCGCAGACATGATGCGGTATGACTAA
- a CDS encoding heat shock protein DnaJ domain protein (PFAM: DnaJ domain~COGs: COG0484 DnaJ-class molecular chaperone with C-terminal Zn finger domain~InterPro IPR001623~KEGG: ccv:CCV52592_1837 DnaJ domain-containing protein~PFAM: heat shock protein DnaJ domain protein~SMART: heat shock protein DnaJ domain protein~SPTR: Heat shock protein DnaJ domain protein), producing MLFVLRLLRLAFPILLLFFGFKVLAAILRQARVNAGGAYRRAWNEGHENGGNSSTGSRHSFRDPYQVMGLSRSADVETIKKRYKELVAKYHPDRFIGQDFDEEFIELATKKFQDIQAAYEEIRKERRF from the coding sequence ATGCTGTTTGTTTTAAGGCTTTTGAGGTTGGCCTTTCCCATTTTATTGTTGTTTTTTGGCTTCAAGGTACTGGCTGCCATATTGAGGCAGGCACGGGTCAATGCCGGTGGAGCCTACCGAAGAGCTTGGAATGAAGGTCACGAAAATGGAGGAAATAGCTCCACAGGCAGTAGGCACTCTTTTAGAGATCCTTACCAAGTTATGGGACTTTCCAGAAGTGCGGACGTAGAGACAATAAAGAAGCGTTACAAGGAGCTTGTGGCCAAATATCATCCCGATAGGTTCATAGGTCAGGATTTTGACGAAGAATTTATTGAGCTAGCCACGAAGAAGTTCCAAGATATTCAGGCCGCATATGAGGAGATAAGGAAAGAAAGGCGTTTTTGA
- a CDS encoding NAD(P)-dependent iron-only hydrogenase iron-sulfur protein (KEGG: aco:Amico_1557 NADP-reducing hydrogenase, subunit B~SPTR: NADP-reducing hydrogenase, subunit B): MPKITSLEDLRKIKEQARDLTAARSGGKVKIIIGMGTCGIAAGARDIMTAVLEELDKRGLKDVVVETTGCIGMCQKEPLLDVIRPGEPRITYGNVEVKDVPKIIAEHVVNGSVVEEKVVGRTE; this comes from the coding sequence TTGCCTAAAATTACCAGCTTGGAAGATTTGAGGAAGATAAAGGAACAGGCCAGGGACCTTACAGCTGCAAGAAGCGGTGGGAAGGTCAAGATCATAATCGGTATGGGAACCTGCGGAATAGCGGCAGGTGCTAGGGACATCATGACAGCCGTCCTGGAGGAATTGGACAAAAGAGGCCTCAAGGACGTGGTAGTGGAGACCACAGGGTGCATAGGGATGTGTCAGAAGGAGCCGTTGTTGGACGTTATAAGGCCAGGTGAGCCTCGCATTACTTACGGCAACGTAGAGGTCAAGGACGTGCCCAAAATAATCGCAGAGCACGTGGTCAACGGCAGCGTCGTGGAAGAAAAAGTCGTGGGAAGAACGGAATAG
- a CDS encoding histidine kinase (PFAM: Histidine kinase-, DNA gyrase B-, and HSP90-like ATPase~COGs: COG0642 Signal transduction histidine kinase~InterPro IPR005467: IPR003594: IPR004358~KEGG: tai:Taci_0545 histidine kinase~PFAM: ATP-binding region ATPase domain protein~SMART: ATP-binding region ATPase domain protein~SPTR: Sensory transduction histidine kinase) → MLQDLSQYVLDIAENSLKAGATEVKIELSVDDKKDLVSLIVEDNGPGMDEELLKMVADPFCTTRQERRVGLGIPFLKQAAEASEGFLRIDSTKGKGTKVEASFRKSHIDCPPTGDLASTLVALVVGWPDRDLVFRYVVNGRTLELSTHQLLEVLEDRNFFVLPEVAMWLKKYLNEQIEKLHTGRK, encoded by the coding sequence ATGCTGCAGGACCTTTCCCAATACGTCTTGGATATAGCGGAGAACTCACTTAAGGCCGGAGCGACCGAGGTCAAGATCGAGCTGAGTGTTGACGATAAGAAGGACCTAGTCAGCCTAATCGTTGAAGATAACGGTCCAGGAATGGACGAAGAGCTGTTAAAGATGGTGGCTGATCCCTTTTGCACCACCAGACAGGAGAGAAGGGTAGGGCTCGGGATTCCCTTCCTTAAGCAGGCAGCGGAAGCGAGTGAGGGCTTCCTACGGATAGACTCGACAAAGGGGAAGGGAACCAAAGTAGAGGCCTCGTTTAGGAAAAGCCATATAGACTGCCCTCCTACAGGGGACCTTGCATCGACTTTGGTTGCGCTGGTGGTTGGTTGGCCCGACAGGGACTTGGTTTTCAGGTACGTGGTGAATGGAAGGACGCTGGAATTGAGTACCCACCAGCTCCTGGAGGTTCTTGAGGACAGGAACTTCTTTGTGCTGCCCGAGGTGGCTATGTGGCTTAAAAAATATTTGAATGAACAGATAGAAAAACTCCATACGGGGAGGAAGTGA
- a CDS encoding NADH:ubiquinone oxidoreductase, subunit G, iron-sulfur binding protein (PFAM: 2Fe-2S iron-sulfur cluster binding domain; Molybdopterin oxidoreductase; NADH-ubiquinone oxidoreductase-G iron-sulfur binding region; Molybdopterin oxidoreductase Fe4S4 domain~COGs: COG3383 Uncharacterized anaerobic dehydrogenase~InterProIPR001041: IPR017896: IPR019574: IPR006963: IPR 006656: IPR017900: IPR006655~KEGG: aco:Amico_1555 NADH:ubiquinone oxidoreductase, subunit G, iron-sulfur binding protein~PFAM: NADH:ubiquinone oxidoreductase, subunit G, iron-sulphur binding; ferredoxin; molybdopterin oxidoreductase Fe4S4 region; molybdopterin oxidoreductase~SPTR: Putative NAD-dependent formate dehydrogenase, alpha subunit), with product MKEITLTIDGKVCKGTHGDTILGVARKNGIDIPTLCFLEGLTPIGSCRMCVVEVEKNPKLLTACTTPAQDGMVVHTKTETLHNYRRQVLELLFAGRNHFCMYCSQSGDCELQRLAIEHGMDHVRYPFLYSDFENDATHPEYQVDHNRCILCLRCIRVCAEKVGAHTLDLKDRGWNAKVISDLGKKLGESDTCVSCGACAQVCPTGTITIREFAYRGRRSDCDDIVESVCPLCGVGCKIKAYVRTGSVVRVEGTTTDQPDGGQLCYKGRLELPRSTERDRIHVPMIREGVHYREATWEEALSLVAENFKAAHEADKAGALVSSICTDEELSVFSALFRDSLGMKRLDTFDGDILRGFMKGFEPFRKQGVRPFTAAHNILESDCIVNLCANPDEEAPVVASYMRVGVLKNEASLINVSSWDNPFEGITDVDIRLLSECGDPALLDSLTKAIIALRMSEEDLGKGTEALNDYRKYVQQTASLVDMDVDEVEQLVLKLSKAEKPVFVLGSNVSKNPLVVQAAVNLAIASKAFFEDGIGVVPLVVSSNSLGTVNTVLADEAWLGKEDLDFMYVFSTGMIPEDEDSLAAISRTKFVVVQTPYLVHPLVNMADVLLPAPAWYERSGHFCTIEGERRRLNVVVPPKGEVRGLASVIQEFASALGVELGSPKAVPCEQLFGSEKAPQNAQIVELEEVSL from the coding sequence ATGAAAGAGATTACCTTAACCATAGATGGAAAGGTTTGCAAAGGCACCCATGGAGATACCATCCTTGGGGTTGCAAGGAAAAATGGCATAGACATACCAACCCTTTGTTTCCTTGAGGGCTTGACTCCCATAGGATCGTGCAGAATGTGTGTTGTCGAGGTTGAGAAGAATCCCAAGCTCCTTACCGCTTGCACCACTCCTGCTCAAGACGGCATGGTGGTGCACACCAAGACCGAGACCCTGCACAACTATAGGAGGCAGGTTTTGGAACTCCTCTTTGCGGGCAGAAACCACTTCTGCATGTACTGTTCCCAGAGCGGAGACTGTGAACTCCAGCGTTTGGCCATAGAGCACGGTATGGATCATGTTAGGTACCCCTTCCTCTACTCGGATTTTGAAAATGACGCTACCCACCCCGAGTACCAGGTGGACCACAACCGCTGCATTCTCTGCCTGCGCTGTATAAGAGTTTGTGCAGAAAAAGTAGGTGCTCACACCCTTGACTTGAAGGACAGGGGTTGGAACGCCAAGGTTATTTCCGATTTGGGTAAAAAACTGGGAGAGAGCGATACCTGTGTTAGCTGCGGGGCCTGTGCCCAGGTCTGCCCCACCGGAACCATTACCATAAGGGAATTTGCTTACAGGGGGCGGCGTAGCGACTGCGATGACATAGTAGAAAGCGTATGTCCCTTGTGCGGAGTAGGTTGCAAGATAAAGGCATACGTGAGAACTGGTAGCGTAGTTCGTGTAGAGGGCACTACAACTGACCAACCCGACGGTGGCCAGCTTTGTTACAAGGGAAGATTGGAGCTGCCCAGGTCCACTGAAAGAGACCGGATCCACGTTCCCATGATAAGGGAAGGCGTCCACTACAGAGAGGCAACTTGGGAGGAAGCTCTCTCTCTGGTGGCAGAAAACTTCAAGGCGGCTCACGAAGCTGACAAGGCAGGAGCCTTGGTCTCAAGCATATGCACTGACGAGGAGCTTTCTGTATTCAGTGCTCTCTTCAGGGATTCCCTTGGAATGAAGAGACTGGACACTTTTGACGGTGACATATTGAGAGGTTTCATGAAAGGGTTTGAGCCCTTCAGGAAACAGGGAGTGAGACCATTTACTGCAGCTCATAACATCCTGGAAAGCGACTGTATAGTCAATCTATGTGCCAATCCCGACGAGGAGGCACCGGTGGTTGCAAGCTACATGAGGGTAGGAGTTCTAAAGAACGAAGCCTCCCTAATCAACGTCTCCAGCTGGGATAACCCCTTCGAAGGTATCACCGATGTAGATATAAGGCTGCTCTCAGAATGTGGGGATCCGGCCTTGCTTGACTCCCTTACCAAGGCAATAATCGCTTTGAGGATGTCCGAAGAGGACCTTGGCAAAGGGACTGAGGCATTGAATGATTACAGGAAATACGTCCAGCAGACTGCGTCCTTGGTGGACATGGACGTAGATGAGGTAGAACAGCTGGTCCTCAAGCTCTCGAAGGCTGAAAAGCCAGTATTTGTCCTAGGAAGCAACGTTTCAAAGAATCCCTTGGTGGTCCAGGCGGCGGTAAACCTTGCCATAGCATCCAAGGCTTTCTTTGAGGACGGCATAGGCGTGGTTCCTCTGGTCGTCAGCAGCAACAGCTTGGGTACGGTCAATACCGTTTTGGCCGATGAAGCTTGGTTGGGCAAGGAAGATCTGGACTTCATGTACGTGTTCTCTACGGGAATGATCCCAGAGGACGAAGATTCCCTAGCGGCAATATCCAGGACTAAGTTCGTGGTGGTGCAGACGCCTTACTTGGTCCATCCCCTAGTGAATATGGCCGACGTGCTCCTTCCTGCGCCTGCATGGTACGAAAGAAGCGGTCACTTCTGCACCATCGAGGGTGAGAGAAGAAGATTGAATGTAGTGGTTCCTCCCAAGGGTGAGGTACGAGGCCTGGCTTCGGTCATCCAGGAATTTGCATCTGCCCTTGGTGTGGAGTTGGGCAGCCCTAAGGCTGTTCCCTGTGAGCAACTTTTCGGGAGTGAGAAAGCTCCCCAGAATGCTCAAATAGTTGAGCTGGAGGAGGTGTCTTTGTAA
- a CDS encoding protein of unknown function DUF1458 (PFAM: Protein of unknown function (DUF1458)~COGs: COG3360 conserved hypothetical protein~InterPro IPR009923~KEGG: nmu:Nmul_A2249 hypothetical protein~PFAM: protein of unknown function DUF1458~SPTR: Putative uncharacterized protein), with product MSGVYKIIEIIGCSSTSWEDAVKTAVETASKSLQDLRIAEVVAQDVTIKDGKVDQYRVKIKLSFKYH from the coding sequence ATGAGCGGAGTCTACAAAATAATAGAAATAATAGGTTGCAGCAGCACATCCTGGGAAGACGCAGTAAAGACGGCCGTGGAAACTGCATCCAAAAGCCTTCAAGACCTCAGGATTGCTGAAGTGGTAGCGCAAGACGTAACCATAAAGGACGGAAAGGTGGACCAATATCGGGTAAAAATTAAACTATCTTTCAAATACCACTAA
- a CDS encoding NADH dehydrogenase (quinone) (PFAM: NADH-ubiquinone oxidoreductase-F iron-sulfur binding region; 4Fe-4S binding domain; Respiratory-chain NADH dehydrogenase 24 Kd subunit; Respiratory-chain NADH dehydrogenase 51 Kd subunit; SLBB domain~COGs: COG1894 NADH:ubiquinone oxidoreductase NADH-binding (51 kD) subunit~InterProIPR017896: IPR009737: IPR011538: IPR019554: IPR 019575: IPR017900: IPR001949~KEGG: aco:Amico_1556 NADH dehydrogenase (quinone)~PFAM: Respiratory-chain NADH dehydrogenase domain 51 kDa subunit; Sucraseferredoxin family protein; Soluble ligand binding domain; NADH ubiquinone oxidoreductase, F subunit, iron sulphur binding~PRIAM: NADH dehydrogenase (quinone)~SPTR: Protein HymB) — MSMYRAHVLVCKGTGCTASGAPSVFSAFKEELAKRKLDSEIMLVETGCHGMCEMGPIVVIYPEGAFYCRVTAEDVPEIVEEHLYKGRIVERLLYTVPTDMTKVPHYKDIPFYSKQHRIVLKNCGYINPDHIEEYIARDGYQALAKALTQMTPEEVLEEVKRSGLRGRGGAGFPTGLKWEFARKAAGDKKYIICNADEGDPGAFMDRSVLEGDPHAVIEGMLLGAYAIGADEGYIYCRAEYPLAIKRLKNAIKQAEEYGLLGDNIMNTGFSFHLHIKEGAGAFVCGEETALMASIEGKRGMPRPRPPFPAQAGLWGKPTNINNVETWANVPQIILNGADWYSSIGTESSKGTKVFALTGKVKNTGLIEVPMGITIREIVFELGGGILGDKEFKAVQIGGPSGGCLTKDHLDLPVDYESLTGAGAIMGSGGLVVMDEDTCMVDVAKFFLEFTQRESCGKCVPCREGTKQMLLLLEKITNGEGTMEDLNTLEELAHMVRRMSLCGLGQTAPNPVLTTLKYFRHEYEAHIRDKKCPAKVCTALITYNIESEKCRRCGLCAKNCPVNCISGDRQTPYEIDQERCIKCGSCLEVCPFNAVYKD; from the coding sequence ATGTCCATGTATCGTGCTCACGTATTGGTTTGTAAGGGAACGGGATGTACCGCAAGTGGCGCCCCTTCTGTCTTCAGCGCTTTCAAGGAGGAACTGGCAAAGCGCAAACTTGATAGCGAGATAATGCTGGTGGAGACCGGGTGTCACGGGATGTGCGAGATGGGACCCATCGTGGTTATCTATCCTGAGGGTGCTTTCTACTGTAGGGTAACCGCAGAGGACGTTCCGGAGATAGTTGAAGAGCACCTCTACAAGGGAAGGATAGTGGAGAGGCTCCTTTACACTGTTCCCACGGATATGACCAAGGTTCCTCATTACAAAGATATACCTTTCTACAGCAAGCAACACAGAATAGTTCTCAAAAACTGCGGTTACATAAATCCAGACCACATTGAGGAGTACATTGCAAGGGACGGCTACCAGGCTTTGGCCAAGGCCTTGACGCAGATGACCCCTGAAGAGGTTCTGGAAGAGGTGAAGCGTTCAGGTTTGCGAGGGAGAGGTGGCGCTGGATTCCCCACTGGGCTTAAGTGGGAGTTTGCTAGGAAGGCTGCAGGAGACAAAAAGTACATAATCTGTAACGCTGACGAGGGAGACCCAGGGGCCTTCATGGATCGTTCAGTGTTGGAAGGGGACCCTCACGCTGTCATAGAGGGTATGCTTCTTGGTGCATACGCCATCGGCGCCGATGAAGGATATATCTACTGCCGAGCTGAATATCCTCTTGCCATAAAGAGGCTAAAGAATGCCATAAAGCAGGCGGAAGAGTATGGACTGCTTGGGGACAACATTATGAACACTGGCTTTTCCTTCCATCTTCACATCAAGGAAGGGGCGGGGGCTTTCGTTTGCGGAGAGGAGACGGCCCTTATGGCGTCCATTGAAGGTAAGCGCGGGATGCCTCGCCCAAGGCCGCCATTCCCTGCCCAGGCAGGATTGTGGGGCAAGCCTACCAACATAAACAACGTTGAGACATGGGCAAACGTACCCCAGATAATATTGAACGGTGCTGATTGGTACAGCTCCATAGGTACCGAGAGCTCCAAGGGAACCAAGGTGTTCGCCCTCACAGGTAAAGTCAAGAACACTGGTCTGATAGAGGTTCCCATGGGTATAACCATAAGAGAGATCGTCTTCGAACTCGGCGGAGGAATTCTCGGCGACAAAGAGTTCAAGGCGGTCCAGATAGGTGGACCCTCCGGAGGATGCTTGACCAAGGACCATCTAGACCTTCCAGTGGATTACGAATCTCTGACTGGCGCGGGAGCCATAATGGGATCAGGTGGTCTTGTGGTAATGGACGAAGATACTTGTATGGTGGATGTTGCCAAGTTCTTCCTGGAATTTACCCAGAGGGAGTCCTGCGGTAAATGTGTTCCTTGTAGAGAGGGTACCAAGCAGATGCTCCTTCTATTGGAAAAGATCACCAATGGGGAAGGCACCATGGAAGACCTCAATACTCTTGAGGAACTCGCCCACATGGTAAGAAGGATGTCCCTCTGCGGCCTAGGGCAGACGGCGCCCAACCCAGTACTTACTACCCTTAAGTACTTCCGTCATGAATACGAAGCGCACATAAGGGACAAGAAGTGTCCGGCCAAGGTTTGCACGGCTCTCATAACCTACAACATAGAGAGCGAGAAGTGCAGAAGGTGTGGCCTTTGCGCCAAGAACTGTCCTGTCAACTGCATTTCCGGCGATCGCCAGACGCCCTACGAGATCGATCAGGAGCGCTGCATAAAGTGTGGTTCTTGTTTAGAGGTTTGCCCGTTCAATGCGGTATATAAAGACTGA